Proteins encoded in a region of the Trichosurus vulpecula isolate mTriVul1 chromosome 9, mTriVul1.pri, whole genome shotgun sequence genome:
- the LOC118831914 gene encoding cofilin-1-like: MASGMTVSDAVSKVFNHMKVRQSSTSKEVKKHKKSVVFCLSEDKNIMLEEGKEILVGTVDDSYITFVKMLPDKDCCSALYDITYKTKQKKEEDLVFNFWAPECAPLKSKMIYVSSKDAIKKKLTGLKHELQANCYEEVKDCCTLAKKLGSML, encoded by the exons ATGGCCTCTGGGATGACTGTCTCAGATGCAGTGAGCAAGGTGTTTAACCACATGAAGGTTCGCCAGTCCTCGACATCCAAGGAGGTGAAGAAGCACAAGAAGTCGGTGGTGTTCTGCCTGAGCGAAGACAAGAACATCATGCTGGAGGAGGGCAAGGAGATCCTCGTGGGCACTGTGGATGACTCCTACATCACCTTTGTCAAGATGCTGCCAGACAAGGACTGCTGCTCTGCCCTCTACGATATTACCTACAAGACCAAG cagaaaaaggaggaggaccTGGTGTTCAACTTTTGGGCCCCTGAGTGTGCCCCCCTCAAGAGCAAAATGATCTATGTGAGCTCCAAGGACGCCATCAAGAAGAAACTGACAGGACTCAAACACGAATTACAAGCCAACTGTTATGAGGAAGTGAAGGACTGCTGTACCCTGGCAAAGAAACTGGGGTCAATGCTGTGA